The genomic segment TTGTTATCGGCACTGGTAATCATCCCGGCAAAACATGCAAAAATAAAAACGGCATGGATAATCAACCGCTCTCCATCCAAAATGGGAGCACCGCCGATTTCACTGATAAAGAAAAATACAATCGGCAGTATAATCAATATACCGACCAGAAGAAGCACAAATAGATTGACAGTCTTTCTCATATTTATATCGTACAGTTATTTGCGCATCGGAGCAACGAGCTTTTGAATATTTTGATACATCTCCATATCAAATGCATTCGGGAAAGCCCGATGAATGTCATTAATATTCACGCTAAATTCTTCTTCCCATTTTTTCAGTTCTTCTTTAGAAGGACGGATCATCGTAACACCGCCTGCTTCCATTTTACGCACGCAGTCGGCATCCGAATCGTCAAGGGCATCGTTAAGTCGCTTACGGGCTTGGTTCATCGATTCCTTCATAGCAGCATGGTATTTTTTAGGGATCTTATCCCATGAAGCTTTTGAAATAACGAAACAAGCCATAATGGGACACAATTTCGTATCAAGCGCATAGCTGATATCCTTGTAGTACCCTCCTACATACGCTAAAAGATGCACACCGAAAAAACCGCTGATACCGTTTTTGCTCTTTAGCATTTGAGAGAATTTTTGACTTGAAACATCTACCACGTTAAAGCCGCTCAATTTAAAACTATCGCTTAAAATAGGACTGTCCAAACCGGCAACCGCCAATTTTATTTTCTTTAATTCTCCGAGCGTTTTATAGGGTTCTTTAGTGTAGAAGGAAAGCCAGCCGACATTTGTCCATGCAATTAATTCATAGCCGGCCGCATTAATTTTCGATTCAATTTTATTACCGTATACACTGAGGGCTTTATCAAGTTCTTGCTGATTTTGAAGCAAAAAGGGAAGTGCAAGTGTGTAGATATAAGCATCGGGTACCAATTCATGTAAACCGATCATCGTAAAAATTGCCCCGTCTAAAGGAGCCTGTTGACCGGGGCGTGCAGCTTTAAGTTTTTGAATACCGGCCTTTTCACCGCCGAGCGTAGTCATATTATAGGTTTTTACCGTTACCAGTCCGTCGGTAATGCGATTCCATTCCTCGGCAACTTTTTTAAGCTCAATATCCCATGGGGAACGGGCAGGCGCTACGGTTGCTATCTTTAATACGATTTCTTCAGCGCCGGCAAGAGAGGTTGAAGCAATGCACAACGCCGCAACCAATGTCAAAAATTTTCTCATAGTATCCTTTTCTCCTTACTCAACTGATAATAACGGCTATAACGGCAAACTAATTATCTAAGAAATAATCGCCTTTCATTTTTTGCAGCCAACGGGCTTTTTCTTGACTGAGGGTAATCATGAGTTTATTGTCCGGCTGGGTATTAGGGTCAATGGCCAAGGCGTTTTCCAAAGCCTCGTCAAAACCGGCGCTATCCTGCATCGGAACACAAAACGACTGCGCATAGAGGATATACACCGACGGACGCTGCCCGCCGCTCAATTCCAGAGCTTTCCGATATGCCTCTGCTGCCTTATCCGCACCGCCGCCGAGAGATTCAGGCGCCGCGGCATAAAAGGCTGCAAGCGTTTCCCAGATAGCCCCATCGTTAAACGCAGGACGAAGCTCTGCAGCCCGTTCGAGCATTGCAACTGCGCCCGGAACTGCAGAAAACGTATCGGTATCCATCGGATCAAGGGAGAATGCACCGAGGATACCGCAAGCGGCCCAATAAAGCGATTCAACATCGACAGCTTTGCAGCGTGCAAGGAAAGCGGCGCCGGTATCTTCCGTATATTGAGCCATTGCTTCGGCAAAACCTTTATAAGCGCCGTTAAGGGATTCCATCACATACCCTGCTCCGCGCAGATAAAATTTTTTTGCCCGTAAATATTCAAGATTTTTTCTTTGGAACTGAGTTTCGGGAATATAGTCGGCGGGAGTTTGAACAAAGGCATTGGCGTACATAATATAGAGGGAGCCGGACATAACGGCCAGCCCGCGGTGTTTCGGGTTACTGCGGTGCAGTATCTCGTATGTCTTTAACACGGTTGGAAATACTTCCGCAACCAACGTTATGTCATCTTCGCCGGTGAGGGCTGCGGCGGCATCAATTCCTCCCGAAGCATCGGGTTTCGACGCTGGGAAAGGGGCAAGAGTGTCTGCAATACCGTTGAAAGCCATCTGTTTAATGGAGCAACCGCTCAAAAGCAGGAATATGAGCATTACGCAACCATACATTTTTTTCAGGTTTACATTCATCAGAAGTCTCTCCTTCTCTGCCTTTATTTAAGGGTTAATTCTTTTTGCCATTGATG from the Treponema vincentii F0403 genome contains:
- a CDS encoding TRAP transporter TatT component family protein: MNVNLKKMYGCVMLIFLLLSGCSIKQMAFNGIADTLAPFPASKPDASGGIDAAAALTGEDDITLVAEVFPTVLKTYEILHRSNPKHRGLAVMSGSLYIMYANAFVQTPADYIPETQFQRKNLEYLRAKKFYLRGAGYVMESLNGAYKGFAEAMAQYTEDTGAAFLARCKAVDVESLYWAACGILGAFSLDPMDTDTFSAVPGAVAMLERAAELRPAFNDGAIWETLAAFYAAAPESLGGGADKAAEAYRKALELSGGQRPSVYILYAQSFCVPMQDSAGFDEALENALAIDPNTQPDNKLMITLSQEKARWLQKMKGDYFLDN
- the dctP gene encoding TRAP transporter substrate-binding protein DctP, with product MRKFLTLVAALCIASTSLAGAEEIVLKIATVAPARSPWDIELKKVAEEWNRITDGLVTVKTYNMTTLGGEKAGIQKLKAARPGQQAPLDGAIFTMIGLHELVPDAYIYTLALPFLLQNQQELDKALSVYGNKIESKINAAGYELIAWTNVGWLSFYTKEPYKTLGELKKIKLAVAGLDSPILSDSFKLSGFNVVDVSSQKFSQMLKSKNGISGFFGVHLLAYVGGYYKDISYALDTKLCPIMACFVISKASWDKIPKKYHAAMKESMNQARKRLNDALDDSDADCVRKMEAGGVTMIRPSKEELKKWEEEFSVNINDIHRAFPNAFDMEMYQNIQKLVAPMRK